One genomic window of Quercus robur chromosome 6, dhQueRobu3.1, whole genome shotgun sequence includes the following:
- the LOC126689781 gene encoding protein PELPK1-like, with protein sequence MASCKHVFMLALIVTVSLSNINMSLAARQLLQTPAAPPPALTLPKIPSLPTLPPLPSVPTLPQATLPPLPSTPLPTQPTLPRTTLPPLPSTQIPSLPNPTLPTFPKVTLPPLPATPLPTIPTTIPSIPTIPTTIPTIPFFSPPPSN encoded by the coding sequence ATGGCTAGTTGCAAGCATGTTTTCATGTTGGCTTTAATTGTAACAGTGTCTTTGTCTAACATTAATATGAGCTTGGCAGCTCGTCAACTTTTGCAAACGCCTGCAGCTCCACCCCCAGCATTGACGCTGCCTAAAATTCCATCTCTGCCAACATTGCCTCCATTGCCCTCAGTGCCAACACTGCCTCAAGCCACATTGCCACCACTACCTAGCACTCCATTGCCAACTCAACCAACTCTACCAAGGACCACATTGCCACCATTGCCAAGCACCCAAATCCCCTCGTTACCAAATCCAACTTTGCCAACATTTCCTAAGGTGACTCTTCCTCCTCTGCCAGCCACTCCATTGCCCACCATCCCTACAACAATCCCATCAATCCCTACCATTCCAACCACAATTCCAACTATTCCTTTCTTCTCCCCACCCCCATCAAACTGA